In Spirochaeta isovalerica, the genomic window CTTCTTTTTTCAAGATTATAATGAGGAACACCATATGAGGACTCTTTCCAGATCAAAGATGATGATAGAGTCTACACTTTTCTGTTTATATAAGAGGCATAATCCTTCAGCGCCGGAGTGTAGTCGGCCTGAAAGAGTTCCGAAGAAATCATGAAATCAGCCGTGGCTCTGTTCGATGCCATGGGGATATTGTAGAGAACGGCAATTCTTTCCAGTGCTTTGACATCAACGTCGTGGGGCTGGGGCTCCATGGGGTCCCAGAGGAAAATCATAATATCTATTTCCCCTGTGGCTATCATCGAACCCAGCTGCTGGTCTCCTCCGAGAGGACCGCTTTTGAGGCGGATGATTTCAGGTATGATATCTTCCGTCGCCTTCACTTTTTTCTCAAAAGCCTCGGATACGAGTTTTCCTGTTGTTCCGGTGCAT contains:
- a CDS encoding methylglyoxal synthase, which codes for MNKRKTIALVAHDNRKVDLVEWVQYNWKKLKGHKLICTGTTGKLVSEAFEKKVKATEDIIPEIIRLKSGPLGGDQQLGSMIATGEIDIMIFLWDPMEPQPHDVDVKALERIAVLYNIPMASNRATADFMISSELFQADYTPALKDYASYINRKV